The region AGTTTGTGTTTCTAAAAAATAAATACTTATGATTTCTAATCGATATCGATTAAATGAGGTGTTAGTGATAGGATATAGATTATTCTTAGCCTTTTTCTTTTACTTCATCGCACGTACCTTATTTTATTTCTACAATAGTGATTTATTACATGTAGATTCTTTTGGTCAGTTTATGGAGTTGGCCTACCACGGAATTACATTTGATAGAATGGCGATTTTTTATGTCAATCTTCTGTTTATATTACTATCTATAGTGCCCTTGTTTATCAATACAAAAAAAGGATATCAGAAGGTGGTGTTCTATGTGTATATTATACCAAACTTGATTGCGTATTCTACTAACTTTATTGATCTAATTTACTATAGATTTATCTATTCTCGTACTACTATAGCTGTTTTCGATAGTTTAGAACACGAATCAAATAAAGGCAAGTTGTTTTTTAATTTCTTGACTAGTTATTGGCATGTATTCTTGATTTGTATCGCACTATGTATAGCATGGGTATATCTATATAAGAAAGTGAAGTTCACTAGATATTTAAAAGTAGAAGCTAAAGGTGCTTATTGGATATCAAGTGTTATTATTTTTATTTTGACTGGAGTAGGGGTGTTAGCAGGAGTTCGAGGAGATCTTAAGAAATCAACTCGTCCTCTAAATATTATAGATGCTAATAGATATGTGCAGAAGCCAGAGCATGCTGATGTTATCTTAAATACTCCATTTGCTATCATACGTACACTAGGTACTAGTAGCTTTAAGAAAGTAGACTATATGGATAAGGCTACACTTAATAAGTATGTGAGTAGTGTGAAACAGTACAATACAAATGAACCGAGTACGCCTAATATCGTGTTATTTATCACAGAAAGTTACGGACGTGAGTATATTGGGGCTTTTAATAAGGATATGAATATTAAAGATTATAAGAGTTATACTCCATTTTTAGATTCATTATCACAGCACAGTTTGATATTTCCTAATGCCTTTGCTAATGGGTATAAATCTATACATGGTGTATCATCAGTGATAGCAGGTATTCCTTCGTTTAAGGATGCTTTTACATCATCGCCTTATCCTAAACAGAAGATAGAGTCGTTAGTCTCTACTTTAAAGTCTAAGGGATATGATACTTCATTTTTCCATGGTGCACCTAACGGTTCTATGGGATTCTTAGGATTTGGTAATATACTTGGATATGATCATTATTATGGTAAAACAGAGTATAATAATGATGATGATTTCGATGGTACTTGGGGGATATGGGATGAGCCATTCTTCCAGTTTATGAAACAAACCTTAAGTGAGAAAAAAGGACCATTCTTCGCTACATTATTTAGCGTATCATCACATGAGCCATTTAATATTCCGGCTAAGTATGAAGGTAAGTTTCCAAAAGGAAATCAACAAATACACAAGACTGTAGGGTATACAGATTATGCATTTAAAAAGTTCTTCGAAGAGAGTAGTAAAGAACCATGGTTTAAGAATACAATTTTTATTATTACCGCAGATCACACTAATCAGTCTGACTATGATGAATATAAAGAGCTAGTGAATCGCGCAGCTGTACCTATTCTTATTTATACTCCGGATGAGAGATTAAAAGGAGTGGATAAGAGATTAGCCCAACAAATAGATATCTACCCAACCGTACTAGACTTAATAGGATATGATAAACCTTTTAGAAGTTGGGGAAGAAGTTTAGTCAATGATACTATAACTAAGCCTTACACGATAAACTACGGAGTGAATGAATACATCTATCAAGAAGGGAATTATATCGCAAGATTTAATGGAAGAGAGATAACTGGATTCTATGATATCAATGACAAAGGGATGAATACTAATTTAATTAGTAAAAAGAATCAAGAAATGGAATTGTTAGAGAAAAAATGTAAAGCATTTATACAAGATTATTTCTCTCGAATTATAGATAAGCGATTAGATAAATAAAAGGCAATGCAATTGTCTATAAATACTTAATAATAACAAAGAGGGTGTCCTGTAAGGTCACCCTCTTTGTTTTAGGTAATTGGTCTAGATGGTTGTTCTTTTAATATGTCTATCACTTATTTGGGGTTAAACCCAGAATCAGCGTTAGCCAAATACTACAAAGCAATTCTACTTCATAGCTATTTTATTAGCTCTAAAACCATACTACAGTATGCTTGTATCGTTCATTCAGACCTATCTTGTATAATTACTTTTCGTTTATATGTCTATCACTTATTCTGGGTTAAAATGACATTGTATTGCTAATGCAGCTCTTTTTTATGAGTTAGGGTTCATATAAATGGTGTTTGTTGGTTTTTAAACGAGTTATACCTTGTATTTAAGAAAAACGATACTCAAGGGCTTACATCACAACATGTGAATACGCTTTGGTTTTCGCGGTATTTTGATAAAAAAGGTTGTTGATATTTGTTTTTTTATTGTTGACATGAGAACCTTGTCTTAATTTAAGTAAAAAAACGAAATGTTGGTGATTTTGTTTTTTGTGAAAATTGTATTAAAAAAAAATGGAAGTATTAAACTTGTTGTAGGTTAACTCTTTAGAGTTGTTTTTTGGCTATTTTTGGCTACCTTATTTTAAATAAAACCAAATAACCTAATGACCCCTAATAAGTTTAGAGTATACGAGGTAAAAGTAATGTTATATCGATTATCACTTGCTTTTATTTTTTACTTCGTTGCACGTCTGTTATTTTACTTTTACAATGCAGATTTATTAAACGTTGATACGATAACACAATTTTTATCTTTATCATTTTATGCATTATCATTTGATAGTGCATCTATATTGTATGTAAGTATTCTATTTATCTTGCTATCTATGGCACCTGTATTTATAAATACAAAAGCAGGATATCAAAAACTAGTATTTATAGCCTACTTCGTACCTAATCTATTGGTTTATTCGACCAATTTTATAGACCTAGTCTACTATAGATTTATCTTGTCCAGAACCACTATAGCGGTATTAGACAGCTTAGAACACGAGAAGAATAAGACACAATTATTTACCAACTTTTTAGTAAATTACTGGCATGTGTTATTTTTGTTTTTGATTTGTTCATCTCTTTGGATTTATTTATATATAAGAGTAAAAATGAAGACTGTAGAGCGAGAATCTACTAAGGCTTATTTGATCTCTAGTAT is a window of Myroides oncorhynchi DNA encoding:
- a CDS encoding LTA synthase family protein, translating into MISNRYRLNEVLVIGYRLFLAFFFYFIARTLFYFYNSDLLHVDSFGQFMELAYHGITFDRMAIFYVNLLFILLSIVPLFINTKKGYQKVVFYVYIIPNLIAYSTNFIDLIYYRFIYSRTTIAVFDSLEHESNKGKLFFNFLTSYWHVFLICIALCIAWVYLYKKVKFTRYLKVEAKGAYWISSVIIFILTGVGVLAGVRGDLKKSTRPLNIIDANRYVQKPEHADVILNTPFAIIRTLGTSSFKKVDYMDKATLNKYVSSVKQYNTNEPSTPNIVLFITESYGREYIGAFNKDMNIKDYKSYTPFLDSLSQHSLIFPNAFANGYKSIHGVSSVIAGIPSFKDAFTSSPYPKQKIESLVSTLKSKGYDTSFFHGAPNGSMGFLGFGNILGYDHYYGKTEYNNDDDFDGTWGIWDEPFFQFMKQTLSEKKGPFFATLFSVSSHEPFNIPAKYEGKFPKGNQQIHKTVGYTDYAFKKFFEESSKEPWFKNTIFIITADHTNQSDYDEYKELVNRAAVPILIYTPDERLKGVDKRLAQQIDIYPTVLDLIGYDKPFRSWGRSLVNDTITKPYTINYGVNEYIYQEGNYIARFNGREITGFYDINDKGMNTNLISKKNQEMELLEKKCKAFIQDYFSRIIDKRLDK